The Humulus lupulus chromosome 3, drHumLupu1.1, whole genome shotgun sequence genome window below encodes:
- the LOC133823503 gene encoding IQ domain-containing protein IQM6, with product MGATFSFSFADFDDFDSQVEAILLRSISFGAENTKSALFRSVSFNGRESEPVETILKSYGSAKFVLEGSLSFKGRRELEEMLSFKTPTASFENNVFGRTRSSKIRDLRDQLSKSDTLSEEKSPSPVVEPGNKRYQAALKLQKVYKSFRTRRRLADCAVLVEQRWWKLLDFAELKRSSISFFDIEKHETAVSRWSRARTRAAKVGKGLSKDEKARKLALQHWLEAIDPRHRYGHNLQFYYAKWLHCESGQPFFYWLDIGDGKEVNLDRCPRSKLHQQCIKYLGPAERETYEVAVENGTFTYKQSGKLLDTTEGPQDAKWIFVLSTSKTLYVGMKNKGTFQHSSFLAGGATLSAGRLIVENGILKAVWPHSGHYLPTEENFQEFMTFLEEHNVDLANVKKSPSDEEAAGFFSKTSSLSKPPSIKDSGAGVSGIDSTGQDPIAAENHNPLMSRLPSKLCSKLTKLEIPNRSNLVFDIFKKETLLTSCHSDHRRLHSTSEEESGYETAEESFLTEEDFMFPKSNLFEDDDEEEEDEKPIIPKEKIMKRIDSHKGMKSYQLAQQLSTRWSTGAGPRIGCMRDYPSELQFRVLEQANLSPRSKGSFSSPRNPSRLSQRALVNQNSLRREIVNAVLTPQFDQIQEP from the exons ATGGGAGCaactttttcattttcatttgctGATTTTGATGATTTCGATAGTCAAGTTGAAGCTATTCTTCTGAGGTCAATCAGTTTTGGGGCAGAGAACACTAAGAGCGCCCTGTTTCGGTCTGTAAGCTTCAATGGCCGTGAGTCAGAACCAGTAGAAACTATATTGAAATCTTATGGTTCAGCCAAGTTCGTATTAGAAGGGTCTCTTAGCTTCAAGGGGAGGAGAGAACTGGAAGAAATGTTGTCCTTCAAAACACCTACTGCAAGCTTTGAGAACAATGTGTTTGGTAGAACAAGAAGCTCAAAGATCCGAGATCTCAGAGATCAATTGTCGAAATCAGATACCTTGTCTGAAGAAAAATCTCCTTCACCAGTGGTGGAACCAGGTAACAAGAGATACCAGGCAGCACTGAAGCTACAAAAAGTTTACAAAAGTTTCCGAACCAGGAGACGGCTGGCAGATTGTGCTGTTCTTGTTGAGCAAAGATG GTGGAAGCTGCTGGATTTTGCTGAACTCAAACGGAGCTCAATATCATTTTTTGACATTGAGAAACATGAGACTGCTGTTTCACGCTGGTCCAGAGCAAGGACCAGGGCTGCCAAG gTGGGGAAAGGTTTATCTAAGGATGAAAAGGCTCGTAAACTGGCGTTACAGCACTGGCTTGAGGCA ATAGACCCTCGACATCGTTATGGTCATAATCTTCAATTTTATTATGCCAAATGGCTTCATTGTGAGAGTGGACAGCCTTTTTTCTATTG GCTTGATATAGGAGATGGAAAAGAAGTTAACCTAGATAGATGCCCTCGATCAAAGCTTCATCAGCAATGCATCAAGTATCTTGGTCCA GCAGAAAGAGAGACTTATGAAGTGGCAGTAGAAAATGGGACGTTTACCTACAAGCAGAGTGGGAAACTTCTTGATACAACAGAAGGACCCCAAGATGCTAAGTGGATATTTGTTCTCAGCACATCAAAGACCTTGTATGTTGGGATGAAGAACAAAGGCACGTTCCAACATTCGAGCTTCTTAGCAGGTGGAGCCACATTGTCCGCTGGAAGATTAATAGTGGAAAATGGTATTCTAAAG GCAGTTTGGCCTCACAGTGGGCACTATCTGCCTACGGAAGAAAATTTTCAGGAGTTCATGACATTCCTTGAGGAACACAATGTTGATCTAGCTAATGTGAAG AAAAGTCCAAGTGATGAGGAAGCTGCAGGCTTTTTCTCCAAAACAAGCAGTCTGTCAAAACCACCTTCAATTAAGGATTCAGGAGCAGGAGTCTCGGGTATTGATTCAACTGGTCAGGATCCTATTGCAGCAGAGAATCACAATCCACTAATGTCTAGATTGCCCAGTAAATTATGCTCAAAGCTAACCAAGCTCGAAATACCAAATCGAAGCAACCTTGTTTTCGACATTTTCAAGAAGGAAACACTCCTGACAAGTTGTCACAGCGATCATCGCCGTCTACATTCTACTTCTGAAGAAGAGTCTGGCTATGAAACAGCTGAGGAATCATTCCTAACAGAGGAAGATTTCATGTTTCCGAAATCTAATTTGTTTGAAGACGATGATGAAGAAGAGGAGGACGAGAAGCCAATCATCCCAAAGGAGAAAATCATGAAAAGGATAGATTCACACAAGGGGATGAAGTCTTATCAGTTGGCTCAGCAGTTATCAACCAGATGGTCAACTGGAGCTGGGCCAAGGATTGGTTGCATGAGGGATTACCCTTCAGAGCTTCAGTTCAGAGTTTTGGAGCAAGCAAACTTGTCTCCTAGATCAAAGGGTTCATTTTCATCTCCTAGGAACCCATCTAGGTTAAGCCAGAGAGCCTTAGTGAATCAAAATTCTTTACGTAGAGAAATAGTTAATGCTGTTTTAACTCCCCAATTTGATCAGATACAAGAACCGTAG